In Rathayibacter sp. VKM Ac-2762, one DNA window encodes the following:
- a CDS encoding esterase-like activity of phytase family protein, protein MSSRHTRTRTRTAALALTVTLAGCTLGAAALPASAAGDSFFTRIATVPAYLNAADPSADSAVAEISSASPDGRLVYSTDSAGQRINVLDISDPDAPEPRGGVGVGGEPTSVYATGEYVLAVVDTSDGDFANPSGHVSVLHADDLAPVASIELGGQPDSIDVTTDGSTAVIAIENQRDEDLAPEGGEEGDLPQAPAGELVVMDLAGDPSAWVPEHVDLTGLAGLDTPSDPEPEYVSINPADTAVAVTLQENNAVAIVDLATRSVTASYTAGTASVSGIDTLDDDSISLTGSITDVPREPDAIGWVGDDHVAIANEGDWKGGTRGWSILDAATGAVQWDAGNSFDHLAVRLGLYPDKRSDAKGSEPEGLLSATFDGVPYVFVGAERANFVAVYDVSEPTAPRFVQALPSTPGPEGLLALPERDLLVVSSETDDAEAAVRASVQLYALGASAPAFPTVLSADVDGSPLPWGALSGLSTDPAAPDRLYAVSDSAYAPSTLHSIDTSVSPALLDTTLTVTEGGEPAALDLEGIAARVDGGFWAVTEGGTGDGNALLRLDADAAVTERIALPAELASALGKQGFEGVTVEDSAAGEIVWTALQREASIDADGVVRIGRYDVAADSWSFFGYPLEAVSGADGDWNGLSEITLTPAGTLAVIERDKLNGPDAALKAVYTVPLPMEAGAAVGETLPMLEKTLAVDVLPALQAGNGWTQEKLEGLGITGSGEVFAVTDNDGVDDANGETVLASLGSAKSVFGAGTVPTPGPTVEPTTAPTAQPTVAPTTEPTTAPTAHPSAEPTRTPAPAPAGAVPPRTGSGLASTGVETGWTAAAALALLAGGALALGVTRRRRDAR, encoded by the coding sequence GTGTCCTCTCGTCACACCCGCACCCGCACCCGCACCGCCGCCCTCGCCCTCACCGTCACCCTCGCCGGCTGCACCCTCGGAGCCGCGGCCCTGCCCGCCTCCGCCGCGGGCGACTCCTTCTTCACCCGCATCGCCACGGTGCCGGCCTACCTCAACGCGGCCGACCCGTCCGCCGACTCCGCCGTCGCCGAGATCTCGAGCGCGTCGCCCGACGGCCGCCTGGTCTACTCGACGGACTCCGCCGGGCAGCGCATCAATGTCCTCGACATCTCGGACCCCGACGCCCCCGAGCCGCGCGGCGGCGTCGGCGTGGGCGGCGAGCCGACGTCGGTCTACGCGACCGGCGAGTACGTGCTCGCGGTGGTCGACACGAGCGACGGCGACTTCGCGAACCCCTCCGGCCACGTCAGCGTGCTGCACGCCGACGACCTCGCGCCCGTCGCGAGCATCGAGCTCGGCGGCCAGCCCGACTCCATCGACGTCACCACCGACGGCTCGACCGCGGTCATCGCGATCGAGAACCAGCGCGACGAGGACCTCGCCCCCGAGGGCGGCGAGGAGGGCGACCTCCCGCAGGCGCCCGCCGGGGAGCTCGTGGTGATGGACCTCGCGGGCGACCCCTCCGCCTGGGTGCCGGAGCACGTCGACCTCACCGGTCTCGCCGGCCTCGACACCCCGTCGGACCCGGAGCCCGAGTACGTCTCGATCAACCCGGCCGACACGGCCGTCGCCGTGACGCTGCAGGAGAACAACGCCGTCGCGATCGTCGACCTGGCCACCCGCTCCGTCACCGCCTCGTACACCGCGGGCACCGCCTCCGTCAGCGGCATCGACACGCTCGACGACGACTCGATCTCGCTGACCGGCTCGATCACCGACGTCCCGCGCGAGCCCGACGCGATCGGCTGGGTCGGCGACGACCACGTCGCGATCGCGAACGAGGGCGACTGGAAGGGCGGCACGCGCGGCTGGTCGATCCTCGACGCCGCGACCGGGGCCGTGCAGTGGGACGCCGGGAACTCGTTCGACCACCTCGCGGTGCGCCTCGGGCTCTACCCGGACAAGCGCTCCGACGCGAAGGGCTCCGAGCCCGAGGGCCTGCTCTCGGCCACCTTCGACGGCGTCCCCTACGTGTTCGTCGGCGCCGAGCGGGCGAACTTCGTGGCCGTCTACGACGTGTCGGAGCCGACCGCGCCGCGCTTCGTGCAGGCGCTGCCGTCGACGCCCGGCCCGGAGGGGCTGCTCGCCCTGCCCGAGCGCGACCTGCTGGTCGTCTCGAGCGAGACCGACGACGCCGAGGCCGCCGTCCGCGCGAGCGTGCAGCTCTACGCGCTCGGCGCCTCCGCCCCCGCGTTCCCGACCGTGCTGTCGGCCGACGTCGACGGATCGCCGCTGCCCTGGGGTGCGCTCTCGGGCCTCTCGACCGACCCGGCGGCGCCCGACCGCCTGTACGCGGTGAGCGACAGCGCCTACGCGCCGAGCACCCTCCACTCGATCGACACCTCCGTCTCGCCGGCGCTGCTCGACACGACCCTCACGGTGACGGAGGGCGGCGAGCCCGCCGCTCTGGATCTGGAGGGGATCGCCGCCCGCGTCGACGGCGGCTTCTGGGCCGTGACGGAGGGCGGGACAGGCGACGGCAACGCACTCCTGCGACTCGACGCGGACGCCGCGGTGACCGAGCGGATCGCCCTGCCCGCGGAGCTCGCCTCCGCGCTGGGCAAGCAGGGCTTCGAGGGAGTGACCGTCGAGGACAGTGCCGCCGGTGAGATCGTCTGGACGGCGCTGCAGCGCGAGGCCTCGATCGACGCCGACGGAGTGGTCCGGATCGGGCGCTACGACGTCGCCGCCGACAGCTGGAGCTTCTTCGGCTACCCGCTGGAGGCCGTGTCCGGGGCGGACGGTGACTGGAACGGGCTCTCGGAGATCACGCTGACCCCCGCGGGCACGCTCGCGGTGATCGAGCGCGACAAGCTCAACGGGCCGGACGCCGCGCTGAAGGCCGTGTACACGGTGCCGCTGCCGATGGAGGCCGGCGCGGCGGTCGGCGAGACGCTGCCGATGCTCGAGAAGACCCTCGCGGTCGACGTGCTGCCCGCGCTGCAGGCCGGGAACGGCTGGACCCAGGAGAAGCTCGAGGGCCTCGGGATCACCGGCTCCGGCGAGGTGTTCGCGGTGACCGACAACGACGGCGTGGACGACGCGAACGGCGAGACTGTGCTCGCATCGCTCGGCTCCGCGAAGTCCGTGTTCGGGGCTGGGACGGTGCCGACGCCGGGGCCGACTGTCGAGCCGACAACGGCGCCGACCGCGCAGCCCACGGTCGCGCCGACGACTGAGCCGACCACGGCGCCGACCGCGCACCCCTCGGCCGAGCCGACCCGCACGCCGGCTCCTGCTCCGGCCGGCGCCGTTCCTCCGCGGACCGGCTCGGGACTCGCGAGCACCGGCGTCGAGACGGGCTGGACCGCCGCGGCGGCTCTCGCCCTGCTCGCCGGTGGAGCGCTCGCGCTCGGAGTCACGCGCCGCCGCCGCGACGCGCGCTGA
- a CDS encoding response regulator transcription factor: protein MPSSARVLLIEDDDAIRSSVETALRSERFTVRGLVSGEDLARELSTFAPDLVILDWMLPGPSGIVLAERIRRSSDAAVIMLTARDAVDDRLRGFDEGVDDYVVKPFVLAELVKRVTAVLRRRGRIPSVVEIGDLVVDPESGRARRGGVALDLTATEFRLLAFLAGNRGRTLTKTQILTQVWGYDHVDPNLVEVHLSSLRKKMEAHGDRLVHTVRGLGYRVEA from the coding sequence ATGCCCTCCTCCGCCCGTGTGCTCCTCATCGAGGACGACGACGCCATCCGCTCCTCCGTCGAGACCGCGCTGCGCAGCGAGCGCTTCACGGTCCGTGGTCTCGTCTCCGGCGAGGACCTCGCCCGCGAGCTGAGCACCTTCGCTCCGGACCTGGTGATCCTCGACTGGATGCTCCCCGGCCCGAGCGGCATCGTGCTCGCCGAGCGGATCCGCCGCAGCAGCGACGCGGCCGTGATCATGCTCACCGCCCGCGACGCCGTCGACGACCGCCTCCGCGGCTTCGACGAGGGCGTCGACGACTACGTGGTGAAGCCGTTCGTGCTCGCCGAGCTCGTCAAGCGCGTGACCGCCGTGCTGCGGCGCCGCGGCCGCATCCCGTCCGTCGTCGAGATCGGCGACCTCGTCGTCGACCCGGAGTCGGGCCGCGCCCGCCGCGGCGGCGTCGCCCTCGACCTCACCGCGACCGAGTTCCGCCTCCTCGCCTTCCTCGCCGGTAACCGCGGCCGCACCCTCACCAAGACCCAGATCCTCACGCAGGTCTGGGGCTACGACCACGTCGACCCGAACCTCGTCGAGGTGCACCTCAGCTCCCTCCGCAAGAAGATGGAGGCGCACGGCGACCGGCTCGTGCACACCGTCCGCGGCCTCGGCTACCGGGTGGAGGCGTGA
- a CDS encoding HAMP domain-containing sensor histidine kinase, which translates to MSRAQPGALRTGSLRLRTVLAVLALLAVLLLALSATVQAVLGERLRDQIEERLQDRASAAAALVGTIADDALASRLSAQGVSVRITSPEGEDVVAGPSPEQLRLGPGAADQLGEPPSPPGTSSSSGAVPPRAASAAVTVVSSSVAADDELITLESTLSDGTRLELTSEAGSVGSTLAQLNGILLGASAVFLLLAALALIVVVRATLRPLERMTDVARDIAHGDRGRRLRPSRPRTELGRTATAFDEMLDDLEQAERSALAAEATALAAEQRMRAFVSDAAHELRTPVAGIQAAADALVRADGGEQERERLSVHVVRESLRAGRLIQDMLLMARLDEGLALESRPLDPAGVAEAAIERQELRRPGLAIELHRPAEPLLVSADADRLAQVLGNLLENGARFARSRIDVAVGAAADSVTITVDDDGPGIAEADRERVFDRLVRLDDARNRADGGSGLGLPIARGLARALGGDLVAQAGPVGARFRVTLPRAR; encoded by the coding sequence GTGAGCCGCGCCCAGCCGGGCGCGCTGCGGACGGGCTCGCTCCGCCTCCGCACCGTCCTGGCCGTGCTCGCTCTGCTGGCCGTGCTGCTCCTGGCCCTCTCGGCGACGGTGCAGGCGGTGCTCGGCGAGCGCCTCCGCGACCAGATCGAGGAGCGGCTGCAGGACCGCGCCTCCGCCGCCGCCGCGCTGGTCGGCACGATCGCCGACGACGCCCTCGCCTCCCGCCTCTCGGCGCAGGGCGTCTCGGTGCGGATCACGAGCCCCGAGGGCGAGGACGTCGTGGCCGGGCCGAGCCCGGAGCAGCTGCGACTGGGCCCGGGAGCCGCCGATCAGCTCGGAGAGCCGCCGTCGCCGCCCGGCACGAGCTCCTCCTCCGGAGCCGTCCCGCCCCGAGCCGCCTCCGCCGCCGTCACCGTCGTCTCGAGCAGCGTCGCCGCCGACGATGAGCTGATCACCCTCGAGTCGACCCTCAGCGACGGCACCCGCCTCGAGCTCACCAGCGAGGCCGGATCGGTCGGCAGCACCCTCGCGCAGCTGAACGGGATCCTGCTCGGCGCGTCGGCCGTGTTCCTCCTGCTGGCCGCGCTCGCGCTGATCGTCGTGGTCCGCGCGACCCTCCGGCCCCTGGAGCGGATGACCGACGTGGCCCGCGACATCGCGCACGGCGACCGCGGGCGGCGGCTGCGCCCCTCCCGTCCGCGGACCGAGCTCGGCCGCACCGCGACCGCGTTCGACGAGATGCTCGACGACCTCGAGCAGGCCGAGCGCAGCGCCCTCGCCGCCGAGGCGACGGCCCTCGCGGCGGAGCAGCGGATGCGCGCGTTCGTCTCGGACGCCGCGCACGAGCTGCGGACGCCGGTCGCCGGCATCCAGGCCGCCGCCGACGCCCTCGTCCGCGCCGACGGCGGCGAGCAGGAGCGCGAGCGCCTCTCGGTGCACGTCGTGCGGGAGTCGCTGCGCGCGGGCCGCCTCATCCAGGACATGCTGCTGATGGCGCGTCTGGACGAGGGCCTGGCTCTGGAGTCGCGTCCGCTGGACCCCGCGGGCGTCGCCGAGGCCGCGATCGAGCGCCAGGAGCTGCGCCGCCCGGGCCTCGCGATCGAGCTGCACCGGCCCGCCGAGCCGCTCCTGGTCAGCGCCGACGCCGACCGGCTGGCCCAGGTGCTCGGCAACCTCCTCGAGAACGGCGCCCGCTTCGCCCGCTCGCGGATCGACGTCGCCGTCGGGGCGGCCGCCGACTCCGTCACGATCACCGTCGACGACGACGGCCCCGGCATCGCCGAGGCCGACCGCGAGCGCGTCTTCGACCGCCTCGTCCGCCTCGACGACGCCCGCAACCGCGCCGACGGCGGCTCGGGCCTCGGCCTGCCGATCGCGCGCGGGCTTGCCCGGGCCCTCGGCGGCGACCTGGTGGCGCAGGCGGGACCGGTGGGAGCGCGGTTCCGCGTGACGCTGCCGCGCGCCCGCTGA